Proteins encoded together in one Aminipila butyrica window:
- the sdaAB gene encoding L-serine ammonia-lyase, iron-sulfur-dependent subunit beta yields MNTSIFQVAGPVMIGPSSSHTAGAAKIGRIARQIVNGDFERVTFGLYGSFEKTGKGHGTDKALLAGVLGIREDDEDISRSFELAGQAQIEFEFYPVELDGAHENSVLITFFKEGQVKTTVQGASIGGGNVRIVKIDGYEIGISGQLPTIFVKQNDQKGVISHVATVLADSDINIATMKVSRMQKKQDAICVIEIDDSIDETILQKLKEHPYIQIVRFIACA; encoded by the coding sequence ATGAATACCAGCATTTTTCAGGTGGCAGGGCCGGTAATGATCGGACCTTCCAGCTCTCATACGGCGGGAGCTGCCAAGATTGGCCGCATTGCCCGTCAGATTGTCAACGGAGATTTTGAGCGGGTGACTTTCGGACTTTACGGTTCCTTTGAGAAGACCGGCAAAGGCCACGGCACAGACAAGGCCTTATTGGCGGGAGTCTTGGGCATTCGGGAGGATGATGAGGACATTTCTCGTTCCTTTGAACTGGCGGGACAAGCCCAAATTGAGTTTGAGTTTTATCCGGTGGAACTGGATGGTGCCCACGAAAACTCCGTGCTGATTACCTTCTTTAAGGAAGGTCAGGTAAAGACGACGGTTCAAGGGGCCTCCATCGGCGGAGGGAATGTGCGTATCGTCAAGATTGATGGCTATGAAATTGGTATCAGCGGTCAGCTGCCCACTATTTTCGTTAAACAGAACGATCAAAAAGGCGTTATCAGTCATGTGGCTACCGTGCTGGCAGACAGCGATATCAATATTGCTACCATGAAGGTCAGCCGCATGCAGAAGAAGCAAGATGCCATCTGTGTTATCGAAATTGATGACTCCATTGATGAAACCATTTTGCAAAAGCTCAAGGAGCACCCGTACATTCAAATTGTGCGGTTCATTGCCTGTGCATAA